The genome window AGGAACGGTTCCGCCACGGCCCGGTGGACGTAGATGCGTTCCACGGAGGTGCAGATCTGACCCGCGTTCGTGAACGCGCCGATCGCCGCCTGCTCGGCGGCCCACGCCGGGTCGACGTCGTCATCCACCACGAGGGGGTCGTTGCCGCCGTTCTCCCGGATCACGTGGGCTCCGGTGTCCAGCGCGGCCCGGGCGATGGCGCGGCCGGTCTCGGTTGAGCCCACATGGGCCAAAACATCGAGGTCAGCCTGATCGGCCAGCACCCGTCCGGTCTCCGGGCCGCCGGTCACGGTGACCAGCACGCCCTCGGGCAGGGCCGCCGCGAGGATCTCGCCGAGGCGGGCACCGGTGTGCGGGCAGCGTTCGCTGGGCTTGTGCACCACGGTGTTGCCGGTGACGAGGGCGGCGCCCAACAGGCCCGCGGCGACGGCCACCGGGTCATTCCAGGGGGTGATCGCCGCCACGACGCCGCGCGGTTCGGCCACGGTGTAGTCGGACGCCAGGGCACCTCCGCGCAGGGCATGGCCACGGTGCACCGGGCCGACTTCCGCATACTGGTGCAGGGTCCCGACCCCGGCCAGGACGCCGCCGAGGGCTTCATGCGCCAGCTTGCCGGTCTCGCGGGTGTTGAGGGCGGCCACCTCCTCGGCATGCTGGGCCAGCGCGTCGGCCGCGGCCCGCACCAGCCGGCCCCGCTCCTCGGGACTGGTGCCGGCCCAGTCCTGGCTGGCCTTCCTGGCCGTGGCGATGGCCCCGCGGACCTCCTCCGCTCCCGCGCAGGGCAACGTGCCGACGGGCGTGCCGTCATGGGGGCTCAGGACCGTCAACTCGGCTGGTGGGATCGATGTCGTCATGGTTCCGACCCTAACGGTCTGAGGTTACGGTGGGGGAACAGGCTGCCCGCAGGCGGTCATCCCAGTGAGAGGAAGAGTGCATGGTTTCTCCAACCTTCGGTCCCGGACGAGTCCTGATCACCGGTGGTGGCTCCGGTCTCGGTGCTGCCGTCGTGGAGGCGGTTCGGACCCGTGGCGGCCAGCCGATCGTCCTCGACCGGGACATCAGCTCGCTGAGCGGCGTCACCGCATACCAGGTGGACGTGACGGACACCGCCGCGGTGACCGAGACCGTCGAACGTGCTGCCGCGGAGGCGGGCGGACTCGATGCCGTGGTGACGGCCGCGGGGATCGACCGCTGCGGTCGGCTTGAGGACGTCTCGATCGAGGACTGGGAGCTGGTGGTCCGGGTGAACCTCTTCGGCACCGTCTCCACCGTGCGGGCGGCTCTGCCCGCACTCAAGGCCTCGCGCGGGCGCGTCATCACGGTGGCCTCCACGCTCGCCCTGAAGGGTGCCTCGGACGCCACCGCCTACTGCGCCTCCAAGTTCGGCGTCCTCGGTTTCACGCAGGCCCTGGCCGCGGAGCTCAAGGGGGAGGTCGGAGTCACCCAGCTCATCCCCGGGGGCATGAAGACCCGGTTCTTCGACGACCGGACCGAACAGTACAAGCCCCAGGACGACTCCCAGCTCAACGATCCGTCCAACGTGGCCAACGCCGTGCTGTTCGCGCTGTCCCAGCCTGCTGGCTGCGAGGTGCGTGAGTTGTTCATCGCCCATGCGGAAGAGCCCTCGTGGCCCTGAGCCGGTGAGTGGGTGAGTGGGTGACTCTGAGCCGTTCCGGTCGGCTCTGCCCGGCCCATCGGCAGGCACTTCATCGTTACAAAACGAGCACCTTGTACCTCTGGGTACAAGGTGCTCGTTTTGTATATGATGAGCTACGTCGTCAAACCGTGGGCGGGCTCAGGCTCTCCGCTCAGTCCAGGGGCGGGACGAATTGCCCCTTCGAGGTCACGGTCAGACCCGATTCGGTGACGGTGAAGCCGCGCGCCTCGTCCTCGGCTCGGTCGAAGCCGATCTGCACGCCCTCCGGGACCACCACGTTCTTGTCCAGGATCGCATTGCGGACCTTGGCGCCCTTGCCCACCACCACGCCGTCGAGCAGGACGGACTGCTCCACCCAGGCCTCGTTGTGCACCCGCACGTCCGTGGACAGCACGGACTGGGCCACGGTCCCGCCGGAGATCACCACCCCTTGGGAGAGGATGGAGTCCACCGCGGTGCCCGGGCGTTTCGTCGCCGACCTCACGAGCTTGGCCGGAGGCGAGACGGACTGACGGGTGAAGATGGGCCACTCGGGGTTGTACAGGTTGAAGTCGGGCCACGGTTTGACCAGGTCCATGTGCGCGTCGTAATACGAATCCAGGGTGCCGACGTCCCGCCAATAGTGCGTGCGGTCGGTCTCCTCGGGCAGCACGTTCGTCGTGAAGTCGTAGACGCCGCAGTCGTTCTGCTCCACGAACCACGGGACGATGTCTCCGCCCATGTCATGATCCGTGTCCTCGGCTTCGGCGTCCGCGTTGAGGGCGTCCACCAGCGCATCGGCGGTGAAGACATAGTTCCCCATGGACGCCAGGAACTGCGTCGGGTCGTCGGCAAGCCCCTCCGTCGTCGCGGGCTTCTCCACGA of Citricoccus sp. K5 contains these proteins:
- a CDS encoding aldehyde dehydrogenase, whose translation is MTTSIPPAELTVLSPHDGTPVGTLPCAGAEEVRGAIATARKASQDWAGTSPEERGRLVRAAADALAQHAEEVAALNTRETGKLAHEALGGVLAGVGTLHQYAEVGPVHRGHALRGGALASDYTVAEPRGVVAAITPWNDPVAVAAGLLGAALVTGNTVVHKPSERCPHTGARLGEILAAALPEGVLVTVTGGPETGRVLADQADLDVLAHVGSTETGRAIARAALDTGAHVIRENGGNDPLVVDDDVDPAWAAEQAAIGAFTNAGQICTSVERIYVHRAVAEPFLHALAAEARQRNREAALAPLVDRRMRDAVHGHVRAALQDGAIALEGGEVPEGAGSFYPATVLRDCTDAMQVMTEETFGPVAPVRVVDSFAEGLHLASRDRYGLAASVLTGRIAHAQRAIAELPAGTVKVNNVFGGAPGGAAQPRRDSGAGFGYGPELLDEMTQVKVVHVEMPPSN
- a CDS encoding SDR family oxidoreductase translates to MVSPTFGPGRVLITGGGSGLGAAVVEAVRTRGGQPIVLDRDISSLSGVTAYQVDVTDTAAVTETVERAAAEAGGLDAVVTAAGIDRCGRLEDVSIEDWELVVRVNLFGTVSTVRAALPALKASRGRVITVASTLALKGASDATAYCASKFGVLGFTQALAAELKGEVGVTQLIPGGMKTRFFDDRTEQYKPQDDSQLNDPSNVANAVLFALSQPAGCEVRELFIAHAEEPSWP
- the glgC gene encoding glucose-1-phosphate adenylyltransferase, producing MPQKKVLAVVLAGGEGKRLMPLTADRAKPAVPFAGSYRLIDFALSNLVNSGYLRIVVLTQYKSHSLDRHISETWRMSTLLRNYVASVPAQQRRGKDWFLGSANAIYQSMNLIHDARPDIVVVIGADHVYRMDFQQMVEQHIDSGASATVAAVRQPLELASSFGVIETQRSDPTMIERFVEKPATTEGLADDPTQFLASMGNYVFTADALVDALNADAEAEDTDHDMGGDIVPWFVEQNDCGVYDFTTNVLPEETDRTHYWRDVGTLDSYYDAHMDLVKPWPDFNLYNPEWPIFTRQSVSPPAKLVRSATKRPGTAVDSILSQGVVISGGTVAQSVLSTDVRVHNEAWVEQSVLLDGVVVGKGAKVRNAILDKNVVVPEGVQIGFDRAEDEARGFTVTESGLTVTSKGQFVPPLD